Proteins from a genomic interval of Trichoderma breve strain T069 chromosome 2, whole genome shotgun sequence:
- a CDS encoding cytochrome p450 domain-containing protein: protein MALQSWGVNLLIGAVAFWLFRGIVEKIQWDRKRRAKQCGEIPNYPHWDPFFGLDVVLGMAKSLKNHYFLDWLNWVHKNRPKTFLVNFVGTRFIWTIEPENMKSMSAFTWKSFGVGPMRRNNKATHPFADIGVNTVDGKEWEFARFLIKPFFMREKYTDTKRLEKHVDRLFSLLPEDDGVTVDVQPLIQRWFLDVVTFLLFGESLDSLVYPDRAQICWAMVDVLRGLRLRLQWYKYLFLFKHQNWLDAVSVVHKYVDSHITKTYQEMEQIDELKSKGVDVKDERTDLLWWMARNLKDREELRSQMCLIFVPNNDTTSIFISHIIWNLARHPDIYAKCREEVLAYGDGELTFEALRGMKYLNGILNETHRLYPNGVTQVRKCLEDTVLPTGGGPDGKQPIYVRKGDVVQVNKNVLHRDPEIWGDDVLEFNPDRWRELRPMWNFVPFGGGPRRCPAQMLVTAEASYVIARIARRYARIESRDPSPYVGVMRVGPSSKTGVKIALYRA, encoded by the exons ATGGCTCTGCAATCATGGGGAGTTAACCTGCTCATTGGAGCGGTCGCGTTTTGGCTGTTCAGAGGCATCGTCGAAAAAATTCAGTGGGAtcggaagagaagagcgaaGCAATGTGGAGAGATTCCAAACTATCCTCATTGGGATCCCTTCTTTGGTCTCGATGTTGTGCTCGGAATGGCCAAGTCACTGAAAAACCATTACTTCCTGGATTGGCTTAACTGGGTACACAAGAACCGGCCAAAGACATTTCTCGTCAACTTTGTTGGCACTCGCTTTATTTGGACCATCGAACCAGAGAACATGAAGAGCATGTCAGCCTTCACATGGAAGAGCTTTGGCGTGGGCCCAATGCGACGAAACAACAAGGCGACGCACCCGTTTGCCGATATTGGCGTGAATACTGTGGATGGAAAGGAATGGGAGTTTGCTCGGTTCTTGATTAAGCCGTTCTTTATGCGAGAGAAATACACCGACACGAAAAGACTAGAAAAGCACGTCGATCGCCTTTTTTCGCTTCTTCCTGAAGACGACGGTGTGACTGTTGATGTCCAGCCTCTAATCCAACGATGG TTCTTAGATGTCGTAACTTTTCTTCTATTCGGAGAGTCACTCGATTCATTGGTCTATCCAGACCGCGCTCAAATTTGCTGGGCCATGGTTGACGTCTTGAGAGGATTGCGTCTCCGCTTACAATGGTACAAGTATCTTTTCCTGTTCAAACACCAGAATTGGCTGGATGCTGTTTCAGTCGTACACAAATATGTCGATAGCCACATCACCAAAACTTATCAGGAGATGGAACAGATTGATGAACTCAAATCTAAAGGCGTGGATGTCAAGGATGAGCGCACAGACTTGCTCTGGTGGATGGCTCGCAATCTCAAAGACCGAGAGGAGCTCCGTTCGCAGATGTGCCTGATCTTTGTTCCCAATAACGACACTACATCGATCTTCATTAGCCACATTATCTGGAACTTGGCACGTCACCCAGACATCTATGCGAAATGCCGTGAAGAGGTCCTCGCTTATGGAGATGGGGAATTGACGTTTGAGGCGTTGAGAGGAATGAAGTATCTGAACGGTATTCTCAATGAAA CACACCGACTATACCCGAATGGCGTAACACAGGTTCGCAAGTGTCTCGAAGATACAGTTCTGCCAACAGGCGGCGGACCAGACGGGAAACAGCCAATTTACGTCCGCAAAGGTGATGTCGTGCAAGTCAACAAGAACGTGCTCCACAGAGATCCCGAGATCTGGGGCGATGATGTGCTGGAATTCAACCCTGACCGATGGCGAGAATTGCGTCCCATGTGGAACTTTGTTCCATTCGGTGGAGGCCCTCGAAGATGCCCAGCACAAATGCTGGTTACGGCCGAGGCAAGTTATGTTATTGCACGGATAGCACGGAGGTATGCCAGAATCGAATCTCGCGACCCGAGCCCTTATGTTGGAGTTATGCGAGTCGGTCCTTCAAGCAAGACGGGAGTCAAGATTGCTCTTTACAGGGCTTGA